The Ciceribacter thiooxidans genome window below encodes:
- a CDS encoding type III secretion protein, which produces MTQRRADSLEFLHALGSLYCRAGHHKRGLVFLLLAARMAPDDVAVLHSLAQAFVATGAVPRALAAIERIEDISDDIDPAILRLKSHARWERGEKDEARDAFEAYLQARAAE; this is translated from the coding sequence TTGACGCAACGCCGCGCGGACAGCCTCGAATTCCTCCATGCACTCGGTTCGCTCTACTGTCGGGCCGGGCACCACAAGCGCGGACTGGTGTTTCTTCTGCTGGCCGCGAGAATGGCGCCGGACGACGTCGCCGTGCTGCACTCGCTGGCGCAGGCGTTCGTCGCGACCGGCGCCGTGCCGCGTGCGCTCGCAGCCATCGAACGAATCGAAGACATCTCCGATGACATCGACCCCGCCATTCTGCGGCTGAAGAGCCATGCGCGATGGGAGCGCGGCGAGAAGGACGAGGCCCGAGACGCCTTTGAGGCCTATCTTCAGGCGAGGGCGGCAGAATGA
- the sctV gene encoding type III secretion system export apparatus subunit SctV — translation MSALATVNQFARAASRRSDIVVAAVVMLAITMMIVPMPTMLVDVLIGFNFFYSLLILVGALYISTPAQFSSLPSIILLGTLFRLALAITTTRLILTQADAGQIVEAFGSFVVGGDVLVGLIVFLIITIAQFVVITKGAERVAEVGARFALDAMPGKQMSIDNEARSGDIDQQEARRRRDDLERESQFYGAMDGAMKFVKGDAVAGLIIIAINLTGGLTIGSFQRGLTVGEAAHTYSLLTVGDGLISQIPALMMAVAAGAVVTRVPSAQHPQDLGSEILGQLAASDRALALAAAILFGFGLVPGFPLAVFWALAGLAGLLAYVARRRQHGSAEPADLDPPRREVTRTVSSGGRVVDHIAGTLPGGGQAAGAAQRLILTMGEGLAERLPQLLFAERTAGLAATILEDLGIVVPAVGRQLDPRLASSEFRIDFEAVPVVDGVLLLDHLMVWEEAADLDIMSIPYVTQSDLMGLKLVWVDRSHAAALDAAGVGYCEPEDVVMTLIERVLRRYAPDFIDAQEVRALLARLEEPFGDLIREVREVVSVQKLAELLRRLVEEDVPITNMRIILQTVAERGSQIQNLQALADHVRASLGRQICFRLADRNRIVSSYLLTRPFEDELRAAVEGNGGPAATVPDRLAAQIVAELKARREQTPGRLPQPTILASMDVRRHIRNLLMRHDLQIPVLSYQEIAAEFSVQCLGYIALPVSGTQELGSEERA, via the coding sequence ATGAGCGCGCTTGCAACAGTCAACCAGTTCGCCCGGGCGGCATCACGACGGTCCGACATCGTTGTCGCGGCGGTGGTGATGCTGGCGATCACCATGATGATCGTCCCGATGCCGACGATGCTCGTCGACGTGCTGATTGGCTTCAACTTCTTCTACAGCCTGCTTATCCTCGTCGGCGCCCTCTATATATCGACCCCAGCACAATTCTCTTCCCTGCCTTCTATCATCCTGCTCGGAACGCTCTTCCGGCTCGCTCTCGCGATCACCACGACACGGCTGATCCTGACCCAGGCGGATGCCGGGCAGATCGTCGAGGCCTTCGGATCCTTCGTCGTCGGCGGTGACGTGCTCGTCGGGCTCATCGTCTTCCTGATCATCACGATCGCGCAGTTCGTCGTCATCACCAAGGGCGCGGAACGCGTCGCCGAGGTGGGTGCACGCTTCGCGCTCGATGCGATGCCGGGCAAGCAGATGAGCATCGACAACGAGGCGCGCAGTGGAGACATCGACCAGCAGGAGGCACGCCGCAGACGTGACGACCTCGAGCGGGAGAGCCAGTTCTACGGCGCGATGGACGGCGCGATGAAATTCGTCAAGGGCGACGCCGTGGCGGGATTGATCATCATCGCGATCAACCTCACCGGCGGGCTGACGATTGGCTCCTTCCAGCGCGGCCTGACGGTCGGTGAGGCGGCACACACCTATTCGCTTCTGACGGTCGGCGACGGCCTCATCTCCCAGATCCCGGCACTGATGATGGCCGTGGCGGCGGGGGCCGTCGTCACGCGGGTACCGTCAGCCCAGCACCCGCAGGACCTCGGGTCCGAGATTCTCGGGCAACTCGCCGCGAGCGACCGCGCACTGGCACTGGCCGCGGCGATCCTCTTCGGCTTCGGACTCGTCCCCGGCTTTCCACTTGCCGTCTTCTGGGCATTGGCGGGCCTGGCCGGCCTGCTCGCCTATGTGGCGCGCAGACGCCAGCACGGCTCCGCAGAGCCTGCGGACCTCGATCCGCCGCGACGGGAGGTGACGCGCACCGTTTCCTCCGGCGGACGTGTCGTCGATCATATAGCGGGAACCCTGCCGGGCGGCGGACAAGCGGCGGGAGCGGCGCAAAGGCTGATCCTCACGATGGGCGAGGGGCTCGCCGAACGCCTTCCGCAACTGTTGTTCGCCGAAAGGACGGCGGGGCTTGCGGCAACCATTCTGGAGGATCTCGGCATCGTGGTCCCGGCGGTCGGGCGGCAGCTGGATCCGCGCCTTGCATCGTCGGAGTTTCGCATCGATTTCGAGGCTGTTCCCGTGGTCGACGGTGTTCTCCTGCTTGATCACCTGATGGTCTGGGAGGAGGCTGCCGACCTCGACATCATGTCCATCCCCTACGTGACCCAGTCCGACCTGATGGGGCTGAAGCTCGTCTGGGTCGACCGGTCCCATGCGGCAGCACTCGATGCCGCCGGTGTCGGATACTGCGAACCCGAGGACGTGGTGATGACGCTGATCGAACGCGTCCTGCGCCGCTATGCGCCCGATTTCATCGATGCGCAGGAGGTGCGTGCGCTTCTCGCCCGGCTGGAGGAGCCCTTCGGCGATCTGATCAGGGAAGTCCGCGAGGTGGTGTCCGTGCAGAAGCTTGCCGAGCTGCTGCGCAGACTCGTCGAGGAAGACGTTCCGATCACCAACATGCGCATCATTCTCCAGACGGTTGCCGAGAGGGGGTCGCAGATCCAGAACCTGCAGGCGTTGGCCGACCATGTGCGGGCGAGCCTCGGCCGTCAGATATGCTTCCGGCTCGCCGACCGCAACCGGATCGTTTCCTCCTATCTTCTGACACGGCCTTTCGAGGACGAACTGAGAGCTGCGGTCGAAGGAAACGGCGGCCCGGCCGCTACCGTCCCGGACCGGTTGGCGGCGCAGATCGTGGCGGAGCTGAAGGCGAGGCGGGAACAGACACC